One genomic region from Pirellulales bacterium encodes:
- a CDS encoding metalloregulator ArsR/SmtB family transcription factor, with protein sequence MATKQNPVKQPKLTPLDALAQAAECLRTLAHAHRLRMVQMLLRGRYTVGELAAACEIPSHMASEHLRLMQRCGLLQVEKDGRKAYYQIAEPHLANIMACVEARFGGGEH encoded by the coding sequence ATGGCCACCAAACAAAATCCCGTCAAACAGCCAAAGCTGACGCCCCTGGACGCCCTGGCCCAAGCCGCGGAATGCCTGAGGACGCTCGCTCACGCGCATCGGCTGCGAATGGTGCAAATGCTCTTGCGGGGCAGGTACACCGTGGGTGAGTTGGCGGCGGCGTGCGAGATTCCCAGCCACATGGCTTCGGAGCATTTGCGGCTGATGCAGCGGTGCGGCCTTTTACAAGTCGAAAAGGATGGCCGCAAGGCGTACTACCAGATTGCCGAGCCACATCTGGCGAACATCATGGCGTGCGTGGAAGCGCGGTTTGGCGGCGGAGAACATTGA